The DNA region GATGGAGCAGAGAGAACGTTACAATTGAGGTAATACCAACTATAGAGTATATGCTCGAGCCCAAATTTGAGCCAGTTCTTATAAGATTGTTAGTGTGGGATGACAGATGAGGAGGAGGGGATTTATATTCACACTTGATGCTTTGATTTCATTGCTTTTGGTTATGGTGTTCATTAGCAGTGTGGTCATTGTAGTGGACAATGTTAATATCTATCCAAGCTCGCTCAGAGAACAAGAGAAGTACATTACTCAGGATGCATTGACTATGTTAAGGAGCTCGCCCCTGAAGGATATAGTCCCACCTTCCATACTTGAGAACTGGAGCAGTGGGAGTGATCCCATAATAATGCCTGAGCTTGTTGACATCTACATGAGCCCCCTTGATATAGTAGCAACCTACTGGGCGGTTGATCCTCTTTATCCAGCGATTGATTTAAAGCATAAGGCAGAAATTATCTTAGGTTATATCCTTAATGTGACTCTCAAAGATTACAACTACGAACTCCTTGTAAACAACTATACAAGTCCGTATTTGAGGAGAGTTACTGCCAATTACTCTAAAGCTTTTGACGTCTCTCCTGCCACTCTTGAGCTAAGCGGATACCAATACAACCAAACTCCAAGGGGATACGTGGCTAGGGCTTATATAACAGATATTGGAAGTAAAGAGAACACTTATACTGCAAGGGGAGGGTATATATACGCGAGAACTGATAATTCAAATGATAAGGTTATTATTCAGTATATAATTCCAGCAGACGCAATTCCAGCAGACGCAGTAATAGATGAGATAGAATGGTTTTTTGAACCAGCATGGGTTGGTTCTCAATATGAGGCCTATTTAAACGGTCAGCAGATTTTGAATAGATATATCACTTATAACTATAGAATCTTAGATACTGCAGGAGATTCTTCCGTACGCCTAATTGAAAACTTCCGGCCAGGAGAAAATAATGTCTTTGAAGTAAGAGTTTACAAAAGCGGATATGATGGTGGGGAAGATGGAGCACAGTATATAAGAATAAGATACCATACTTCAGCTCCATTAACTCTAGAGTATCCGAAGAGATTTTACTTTGAAGATGTCTCGGCCTGCTATGGGATTACTGCCTGGAAGTATCTATTTGTTCCAGGGGTTTTAACTTCTTTAAATGTCCAGGTGTCAGTTGGTAACGTAACTCAAAATGACCCAATTTCTCTTTCTTTCCTTTTTGATACTGAAATTTCAGTGCCCCCAACAATGTGTACGTATAACTCAACAACAATGATAAAGACTTGTTATTGGGATAACAGTGATATATACAACACTCTTACTTCCCAAGGATACAGTTACATCCAAATTTCGAGCAGATATACAACAATAATTGTAAGAGCCGGGAACGGGAACACTCGGTATAATAGGATTCATCTAATTGGTGAGGACTCTTTTGTTGCGGCAGAATATACAATACCTCTATTACTAACCCCATATAGCGTAGATGTTACTGAGCCAATAACTAGTTATTCTGCTTCTGTTTGTAGTGACTCTTGGTGCAGAGAGGTGACTTGGAGCTTCAATGTTCCTCAGGGTGTCGTTCCGTTATGGGTGAGATTTCAATTTCCGTGGTTATATTACGCTGGGACTGATCCCAGTCAGGAAATAGTGGTCGATAATGAATTCATTAATGCAACATATTTCTATAAACACCCTCCAAACCCGTTTATATCTGCCTTGGCAAGATTGGGGTACACGAAAGATACCTTCGATTATCAGTATAATCCTCTACCAAATGCAATTGTGAATGGAAAAAACAATGTCACTGTTAATTTGGGATATGGATATTGGTTACAGCCCTCGAATGGAAATGGAGAACTTACTTATATTATAAGAGGATATGTAGGGTATGGACATGTTTTTCCTGCCCTTCTAAAAAGTGGGTGTGGTGGGTATAATATCACATACTACTGGAGCGGCGATTCATCTCCTCATCACGTAACAGCAGGAGATCCTCCATATTGCAATGTTACAATGGATGAGTTAATAAACAGTAGCAAGAATTATGCCGTTGATGATGCTATAGTGCGTCTCTTT from Thermococcus sp. MV5 includes:
- a CDS encoding hydrolase, with the translated sequence MRRRGFIFTLDALISLLLVMVFISSVVIVVDNVNIYPSSLREQEKYITQDALTMLRSSPLKDIVPPSILENWSSGSDPIIMPELVDIYMSPLDIVATYWAVDPLYPAIDLKHKAEIILGYILNVTLKDYNYELLVNNYTSPYLRRVTANYSKAFDVSPATLELSGYQYNQTPRGYVARAYITDIGSKENTYTARGGYIYARTDNSNDKVIIQYIIPADAIPADAVIDEIEWFFEPAWVGSQYEAYLNGQQILNRYITYNYRILDTAGDSSVRLIENFRPGENNVFEVRVYKSGYDGGEDGAQYIRIRYHTSAPLTLEYPKRFYFEDVSACYGITAWKYLFVPGVLTSLNVQVSVGNVTQNDPISLSFLFDTEISVPPTMCTYNSTTMIKTCYWDNSDIYNTLTSQGYSYIQISSRYTTIIVRAGNGNTRYNRIHLIGEDSFVAAEYTIPLLLTPYSVDVTEPITSYSASVCSDSWCREVTWSFNVPQGVVPLWVRFQFPWLYYAGTDPSQEIVVDNEFINATYFYKHPPNPFISALARLGYTKDTFDYQYNPLPNAIVNGKNNVTVNLGYGYWLQPSNGNGELTYIIRGYVGYGHVFPALLKSGCGGYNITYYWSGDSSPHHVTAGDPPYCNVTMDELINSSKNYAVDDAIVRLFRNLGGNGTQEGPIIIKLPDTVNIAFASMGNIPTLFEPITVTLRVWREE